The uncultured Hyphomonas sp. genome includes a window with the following:
- the nrdR gene encoding transcriptional regulator NrdR, giving the protein MRCPFCGSENTSVKDSRSAEDDTAVRRRRVCESCGARFTTFERVQLREVTVVKRDGKRVPFDRERLARSITIALRKRPVDREQIDQMVSGILRKLESAGEPEVASNDVGELAMEALRMVDPVGYVRFASVYKDFRDPSDFAQFIEKAALEDEEDLGEI; this is encoded by the coding sequence TTGCGTTGTCCATTTTGCGGCTCTGAAAACACATCGGTAAAGGACAGCCGTTCGGCTGAAGACGATACGGCCGTCCGCCGACGCAGGGTCTGTGAAAGCTGTGGCGCGCGTTTCACGACATTCGAACGGGTTCAGCTGCGCGAAGTGACGGTCGTCAAGCGCGATGGAAAACGCGTGCCGTTTGACCGTGAACGTCTTGCCAGGTCGATCACGATCGCCCTGCGAAAACGCCCGGTCGACCGGGAGCAGATTGACCAGATGGTCTCAGGGATCCTGAGAAAACTGGAAAGTGCCGGCGAACCTGAAGTCGCATCGAATGATGTGGGGGAGCTGGCCATGGAGGCGCTGCGCATGGTCGACCCGGTCGGCTATGTCCGTTTCGCCAGCGTGTACAAGGATTTCCGTGATCCGAGCGATTTTGCGCAGTTTATAGAAAAAGCTGCGCTCGAGGACGAAGAGGACCTCGGCGAGATATGA
- the glyA gene encoding serine hydroxymethyltransferase, which yields MADTAQTQRFDTSGFFSTGLEASDPEVFAAIGKEQGRQQHEIELIASENIVSRAVLEAQGSVLTNKYAEGYPGRRYYGGCEFVDIAENLAIDRAKQLFNCQFANVQPNSGSQANQGVFQAVLKPGDTILGMSLDAGGHLTHGAPPNQSGKWFNAVQYGVRREDDRIDFEQVERLAKAHRPQMIIAGGSAYPREIDFARFRAIADEVGAVFMVDMAHFAGLVAGGAHPNPLDYADVATTTTHKTLRGPRGGMILTNDEKLAKKINSAIFPGIQGGPLMHVIAAKAVAFGEALRPSFKEYAAQVVVNARAMAAAAKASGLDVVSGGTDTHLALIDLRPKKVTGKDAEAALGRAYITCNKNGVPFDPEKPTITSGIRVGSPAGTTRGFGEQEFTQIGSWIGEIVDAVASGESTSTEDRIRAEVKALTAQFPIYGGLGG from the coding sequence ATGGCAGACACCGCCCAGACGCAACGGTTCGATACCAGCGGTTTCTTTTCCACTGGCCTTGAGGCCAGCGATCCGGAAGTATTCGCGGCGATCGGCAAGGAACAGGGACGCCAGCAGCACGAGATCGAGCTGATCGCATCCGAGAATATCGTCTCCAGGGCAGTGCTTGAGGCGCAGGGATCCGTTCTCACCAACAAATACGCTGAAGGCTATCCGGGCCGCCGCTATTATGGCGGTTGCGAGTTTGTCGATATTGCCGAGAACCTCGCCATCGACCGCGCGAAGCAGTTGTTCAACTGCCAGTTCGCGAACGTGCAGCCGAATTCCGGCAGCCAGGCGAACCAGGGTGTCTTCCAGGCGGTTCTGAAGCCGGGCGACACGATCCTTGGGATGAGCCTCGATGCCGGCGGCCACCTGACCCACGGTGCCCCGCCGAACCAGTCCGGAAAATGGTTCAATGCCGTGCAATACGGTGTGCGCCGCGAGGATGATCGCATCGATTTCGAACAGGTTGAGCGCCTGGCCAAGGCGCACCGTCCGCAGATGATCATCGCTGGCGGCTCGGCCTATCCGCGCGAGATCGACTTTGCCCGTTTCCGGGCGATTGCGGATGAAGTCGGCGCGGTGTTCATGGTCGACATGGCGCACTTTGCCGGGCTCGTCGCCGGCGGTGCGCATCCCAACCCGCTCGATTATGCAGATGTCGCAACGACGACGACCCACAAGACACTTCGCGGCCCCCGCGGCGGCATGATCCTGACCAATGACGAGAAGCTCGCCAAGAAGATCAACTCGGCCATCTTCCCGGGTATCCAGGGTGGTCCGCTGATGCACGTCATTGCAGCAAAGGCGGTGGCTTTCGGCGAAGCGCTGCGTCCGTCTTTCAAGGAATATGCAGCTCAGGTGGTGGTGAATGCCCGCGCCATGGCAGCAGCAGCGAAAGCCAGCGGACTGGATGTGGTTTCCGGCGGTACGGATACGCACCTGGCCCTGATCGACCTGCGCCCGAAAAAAGTGACCGGCAAGGATGCCGAAGCCGCCCTCGGCCGGGCTTATATCACCTGCAACAAGAACGGTGTGCCGTTCGATCCGGAAAAGCCGACCATCACCAGCGGTATCCGTGTCGGATCGCCAGCCGGTACGACCCGGGGATTTGGCGAACAGGAGTTCACCCAGATCGGTTCCTGGATTGGCGAGATCGTCGATGCGGTGGCGAGCGGAGAAAGTACGTCTACGGAAGACCGTATTCGCGCAGAAGTGAAAGCGCTGACGGCGCAGTTCCCCATTTATGGTGGCCTTGGAGGCTGA
- the ribB gene encoding 3,4-dihydroxy-2-butanone-4-phosphate synthase: MSDDFKHAISSIDEIIEDARNGRMFILVDAEDRENEGDLIIPATFATPEHVNFMARHGRGLICLAMTQERAHTLNLDMMTRNNRESMGTAFTVSIEAKEGVTTGISAHDRAKTIAVAIDPTRDCDDIVSPGHVFPLVAKDGGTLVRAGHTEAAVDISRMAGLYPSGVICEIMNEDGSMARLPDLVAFAQLHNLKIGTIADLIAWRRQNDRFLERRVEAPLESAYGDGFRTVCFRNVLDNSEHIAIVHGTITPDSTTLVRVHRTDVLADILGERGPRQGLVEKAMRIIASAEEPGVIVFVNTMQPNAIAERMGLKSSTPKDPTAPLREYGIGAQILRELGVRKMIFLSDTQPTRVAGLDGYGMTIEGWRRLNEETN, from the coding sequence ATGTCAGACGACTTCAAACACGCGATCTCATCGATCGACGAGATCATCGAGGACGCTCGCAACGGGCGCATGTTCATTCTGGTGGACGCAGAAGACCGGGAGAATGAGGGCGACCTGATCATTCCGGCAACCTTCGCGACGCCGGAGCATGTTAACTTCATGGCCCGCCATGGCCGCGGACTGATCTGTCTTGCTATGACGCAGGAGCGTGCCCACACGCTCAACCTCGACATGATGACCCGGAACAACCGGGAGAGCATGGGCACCGCCTTCACCGTCTCGATCGAGGCGAAAGAGGGCGTGACGACCGGCATTTCGGCGCATGATCGCGCCAAGACCATTGCGGTCGCTATCGACCCGACCAGGGATTGTGACGACATCGTCTCGCCGGGGCACGTGTTCCCGCTGGTCGCCAAGGATGGCGGCACGCTGGTGCGGGCGGGCCATACCGAGGCCGCTGTCGATATTTCGCGCATGGCGGGTCTCTACCCGTCGGGCGTAATCTGCGAGATCATGAACGAAGACGGCTCGATGGCCCGTCTGCCAGACCTCGTCGCCTTTGCGCAGCTGCACAATCTCAAGATCGGCACCATCGCAGACCTGATTGCCTGGCGCCGACAGAATGACCGCTTTCTGGAGCGCCGGGTCGAGGCGCCGCTGGAGTCGGCCTATGGCGATGGATTCCGGACTGTCTGTTTCCGCAATGTGCTGGATAATTCAGAACATATCGCCATCGTCCACGGCACGATAACGCCGGACTCGACGACGCTGGTCCGGGTTCACCGGACCGATGTGCTTGCGGATATCCTGGGTGAACGTGGCCCAAGGCAAGGTCTGGTCGAGAAAGCCATGCGTATCATCGCCAGTGCTGAAGAGCCGGGTGTGATCGTTTTTGTGAATACAATGCAGCCCAATGCGATTGCGGAGCGTATGGGCCTCAAGTCATCCACACCCAAGGATCCGACGGCGCCGCTGCGGGAATATGGAATCGGCGCACAGATCCTGCGGGAACTGGGCGTGCGCAAGATGATTTTCCTGTCCGATACGCAGCCCACCCGCGTTGCAGGGCTTGACGGATACGGCATGACGATAGAGGGGTGGCGCCGCCTCAACGAGGAGACAAACTGA
- the ribH gene encoding 6,7-dimethyl-8-ribityllumazine synthase, giving the protein MADRVLVAVSHYYKHISEEMLAGAMEVLEAADAKVTVMEVPGAFELPGLIAMGADSGRFDGAVALGCVIRGETTHYDYVCGESARGLMDLIVNRRQAIGYGILTVENEEQALARADRKRGNKGADAANACLSMIKFRKELIR; this is encoded by the coding sequence ATGGCTGACCGGGTCCTGGTAGCGGTTTCGCACTACTACAAACATATTTCCGAAGAGATGCTGGCTGGCGCGATGGAAGTGCTGGAAGCAGCCGACGCGAAAGTCACCGTCATGGAAGTGCCCGGCGCGTTTGAGTTGCCGGGACTGATCGCCATGGGCGCAGACTCCGGCCGGTTTGACGGCGCTGTTGCGCTGGGATGCGTGATCCGCGGTGAGACGACCCACTATGATTATGTTTGCGGCGAGAGCGCGCGCGGCCTGATGGACCTGATCGTCAACCGCCGCCAGGCGATCGGCTATGGTATCCTGACCGTGGAGAACGAAGAACAGGCCCTGGCCCGTGCAGACCGCAAGCGTGGTAACAAGGGCGCCGATGCTGCGAATGCCTGCCTTTCCATGATCAAATTCCGTAAGGAACTCATTCGTTGA
- a CDS encoding class II aldolase/adducin family protein, translating into MADGNQKVDIRNSVSAEEWQARVDLAALYRLTAMYGWDDMIFTHISHRVPGPDHHFLINPYGYFFEEITASSLVKVDLEGNVVQETDFMINPAGFTIHSAIHAAREDAKCVMHVHTDQGVAVSAQKEGLLPLSQTAMAVREDVAYHDYEGIALDLDERERLVADLGPTKHSMILRNHGTLTCGETAAMTFTRMFFLERACTMQVMALSAGRDGVIECGETLQDKVAGQGGMTQHSSGMSMLTEKLVWPALLRKLDREYPGYDA; encoded by the coding sequence ATGGCCGATGGCAATCAGAAGGTCGATATTCGCAACTCAGTCAGCGCTGAAGAGTGGCAGGCACGCGTGGATCTTGCGGCGCTTTATCGCCTGACAGCCATGTATGGCTGGGACGACATGATCTTCACGCACATCTCCCACCGCGTGCCGGGGCCGGATCATCATTTCCTGATCAACCCTTATGGTTACTTCTTCGAAGAGATTACGGCGTCCTCACTTGTGAAGGTGGATCTGGAAGGGAATGTTGTCCAGGAAACGGATTTCATGATCAATCCGGCGGGCTTCACGATCCATTCGGCCATCCATGCCGCGCGGGAAGACGCCAAATGCGTGATGCACGTCCACACCGACCAGGGGGTTGCAGTCTCCGCCCAGAAGGAAGGCTTGTTGCCACTCAGCCAGACTGCCATGGCGGTCCGTGAAGACGTTGCCTATCACGACTATGAGGGCATTGCGCTGGACCTTGATGAACGCGAGCGGCTGGTGGCGGACCTCGGCCCTACGAAGCACTCCATGATCCTGCGCAATCACGGCACGCTGACCTGCGGGGAAACGGCCGCGATGACCTTTACGCGCATGTTCTTCCTCGAACGCGCCTGCACCATGCAGGTCATGGCGCTCTCGGCCGGCCGTGACGGCGTCATTGAGTGTGGTGAGACGCTCCAGGACAAGGTTGCCGGGCAGGGTGGTATGACACAACATAGCTCCGGCATGTCTATGCTGACCGAGAAGCTGGTCTGGCCTGCGCTTCTGCGGAAACTGGACCGTGAATATCCGGGTTATGACGCCTAA
- the nusB gene encoding transcription antitermination factor NusB, with protein MSDQNFPFEVTRARRAGARLAAVQALYSMEQTGKSARETIRAFMEDKLGIGPNEEPVEEADPDLFKAIVNGVVDNQAAIDKAILKRLASGWKLTRLDATMRALLRAGAAEFIVHQHLSHAVIMDEYVSLAHDFFEESEAKFANAVLDNVGNDLRA; from the coding sequence TTGAGCGATCAGAATTTCCCGTTTGAAGTCACGCGCGCGCGCCGGGCCGGTGCGCGTCTGGCCGCTGTGCAGGCGCTCTATTCCATGGAGCAGACCGGCAAGTCGGCCCGCGAGACCATCCGCGCCTTCATGGAAGACAAGCTTGGGATCGGTCCGAATGAGGAGCCGGTCGAAGAAGCAGATCCGGATCTCTTCAAAGCCATCGTCAATGGCGTCGTCGACAATCAGGCGGCCATCGATAAAGCCATTCTCAAACGCCTTGCCTCAGGCTGGAAGCTGACCCGCCTCGATGCCACGATGCGTGCGTTGCTGCGGGCAGGAGCAGCTGAGTTCATCGTTCACCAGCATTTGTCCCATGCCGTGATCATGGACGAATATGTTTCACTCGCCCATGACTTCTTCGAAGAGTCCGAAGCGAAGTTTGCGAATGCGGTTCTGGACAATGTCGGGAACGACCTGCGCGCCTAA
- a CDS encoding RibD family protein, protein MSGVRVTLKLATSLDARIALADGTSQWITSSESRARGHELRANHDAILVGIGTVLADDPLLTARTVPMPKKQPVRIVADSNGRTPLSSRLVQSVSSGRVVVATNGQPQDFLSRSGVEVWRCGNGVRMDVQELLRRAAAEGISSLLIEGGGTLAASFIREGLVDEIAWFVAPILIGGDGLPALGGLGLQALSDATRWKPVATERIGDDVLNTYVRF, encoded by the coding sequence ATGAGCGGCGTGCGCGTCACGCTGAAGCTCGCCACCTCGCTGGACGCGCGTATCGCCCTTGCTGACGGGACGAGCCAGTGGATCACGTCGAGCGAATCCCGGGCCCGCGGGCATGAGCTGCGCGCCAATCATGATGCCATTCTCGTCGGAATCGGGACCGTCCTGGCCGATGATCCGCTGCTTACTGCGCGGACTGTTCCCATGCCGAAGAAACAGCCAGTGCGCATCGTGGCCGATTCGAATGGCCGGACACCGCTCAGCTCCCGTCTGGTTCAATCTGTTTCGAGCGGCCGGGTGGTTGTGGCGACAAATGGACAGCCGCAAGACTTCCTGTCGCGGAGCGGTGTCGAGGTCTGGCGCTGCGGCAACGGCGTGCGCATGGATGTCCAGGAATTGCTCCGGCGCGCAGCTGCCGAGGGGATCTCGTCGTTGTTGATCGAAGGCGGCGGAACGCTGGCGGCGAGTTTCATCCGCGAGGGGCTTGTTGACGAGATTGCCTGGTTTGTGGCGCCCATCCTGATCGGCGGGGATGGTCTTCCGGCATTGGGCGGCCTGGGCCTTCAGGCCTTGTCAGATGCGACACGGTGGAAGCCTGTCGCGACGGAACGCATTGGGGATGACGTTCTGAACACTTATGTTCGTTTTTAG
- a CDS encoding riboflavin synthase: protein MFTGLVTDVGTVRKAEHRNGLTRFEVESGYPLDDIVMGASIMHSGVCLTVVDMGQGERGAWFAVEAVPETLAKTVLGDWNEGAKVNLEQSLKLGDELGGHFVFGHVDGVGEIVSIEDEGQSRRITIRPPADLARYFATKGSAAVNGVSLTVAEALPNGDFQVAVIPHTWEVTTLAELQPGSRVNLEIDMLARYVARMIGADAPEGQ from the coding sequence ATGTTCACAGGTCTCGTCACCGATGTCGGCACAGTCCGGAAGGCAGAGCACAGAAACGGTCTGACCCGGTTCGAAGTCGAAAGCGGTTATCCGCTGGACGACATCGTCATGGGCGCTTCGATCATGCATTCTGGCGTGTGCCTCACCGTCGTCGACATGGGGCAGGGCGAACGGGGCGCCTGGTTCGCTGTCGAAGCCGTCCCCGAGACGCTCGCAAAGACCGTTCTGGGCGACTGGAACGAGGGTGCGAAAGTCAATCTGGAGCAGAGCCTGAAGCTCGGCGACGAGCTTGGCGGGCATTTCGTGTTCGGTCATGTCGATGGCGTCGGCGAAATCGTCTCCATCGAGGATGAAGGCCAGAGCCGCCGGATCACGATCCGGCCACCGGCCGACCTCGCGCGGTATTTTGCTACCAAGGGCTCTGCGGCGGTGAATGGCGTTTCGCTCACTGTGGCCGAAGCCCTGCCGAATGGCGACTTCCAGGTCGCTGTTATTCCACACACATGGGAGGTGACCACGCTGGCCGAACTACAGCCGGGCAGCCGTGTGAACCTTGAGATAGATATGCTGGCACGGTACGTCGCCCGCATGATCGGTGCCGACGCACCGGAAGGGCAGTGA
- a CDS encoding NAD kinase, translated as MGPMSTLRFAFFASKRPEAQAALPTLVQRYGQHSEADADVVVALGGDGAMLDSLRRRFGDSKPVYGMNRGTIGFLMNEYREDDLVERVNAAERAQIIPLSMSATDIHGQEHTALAINEVSLFRETAQTARLRITVDGKVRMEELSCDGVMVATPAGSTAYNLSAHGPILPIGANLLALTPVSAFRPRRWRGALLRHDAKVTIEVIAPDRRPVAAAADNQEVRDIATVKVEADRSKRLTMLFDPGHALDERILREQFGF; from the coding sequence ATGGGTCCGATGAGTACGCTCCGTTTTGCCTTTTTCGCCTCCAAGCGTCCTGAAGCCCAGGCCGCCCTGCCCACGCTTGTCCAGCGCTATGGCCAGCACAGCGAGGCGGATGCCGATGTGGTTGTCGCGCTTGGCGGGGATGGCGCCATGCTGGACTCCCTGCGCCGCCGGTTCGGTGATTCCAAGCCGGTTTATGGTATGAACCGCGGCACGATCGGCTTCCTGATGAACGAATACCGGGAAGACGACCTGGTCGAGCGCGTGAATGCCGCCGAGCGGGCGCAGATTATTCCGCTCAGCATGTCCGCAACAGACATTCACGGACAGGAGCACACCGCCCTTGCCATCAACGAGGTCTCTCTGTTCCGGGAAACCGCCCAGACCGCCCGCCTGCGCATCACAGTGGATGGCAAGGTCCGCATGGAGGAGCTTTCCTGCGACGGAGTCATGGTCGCCACACCTGCAGGCTCCACCGCTTATAACCTGTCAGCACATGGACCGATCCTGCCGATTGGCGCGAACCTGCTGGCCCTGACGCCGGTCAGCGCCTTCCGCCCCCGCCGGTGGCGCGGCGCGCTCCTGCGCCATGATGCCAAAGTCACGATCGAGGTGATTGCGCCGGACCGCCGGCCCGTCGCTGCCGCGGCTGACAATCAGGAGGTACGGGACATCGCGACCGTGAAAGTCGAGGCGGATCGCAGCAAGCGGCTGACCATGCTGTTCGACCCCGGGCACGCCCTCGACGAGCGCATCCTCCGGGAGCAGTTCGGCTTCTGA
- the erpA gene encoding iron-sulfur cluster insertion protein ErpA — translation MSTTTAPDVTLTASAAKRINAILAKQDGADYLRVSVEGGGCSGFSYKFDFASEVNSDDLLVERDGAKVLIDEMSLEFLSGAEIDFSTELIGAAFKINNPNATAACGCGTSFSI, via the coding sequence ATGAGCACGACAACTGCCCCTGATGTGACCCTTACCGCTTCGGCTGCCAAGCGCATTAATGCGATTCTGGCGAAACAGGACGGCGCAGACTATTTGCGCGTTTCCGTCGAAGGCGGCGGCTGTTCCGGGTTTTCGTACAAGTTTGATTTCGCCTCTGAGGTGAATTCCGATGATCTGCTTGTCGAACGGGACGGCGCAAAGGTCCTGATCGACGAGATGAGCCTGGAGTTCCTGAGTGGCGCGGAAATCGACTTTTCGACCGAACTGATCGGCGCCGCGTTCAAGATCAACAATCCGAACGCGACCGCTGCCTGCGGGTGCGGGACCAGTTTCTCCATCTGA
- the hemA gene encoding 5-aminolevulinate synthase has translation MKHLKAFEDALGNIHSEGRYRVFIDLQRHKGRFPKATARFEDGEREVTIWCSNDYLGMGQDDHVINSMHEAIDSFGAGSGGTRNISGTTRYHVDLERELADLHEKESALLFTSGYVSNDATLSTLGKIMKDLIIYSDQLNHASMIEGIRRSGADYRVFRHNDVDHLRSLLENDDADRPKVIAFESVYSMDGDFGRMEEICDLADEFNALTYLDEVHAVGMYGQEGAGVAQMLGLADRIDIVEGTLGKAFGVMGGYIASKATVIDAIRSMASGFIFSTSTCPVMAAGALASIQKLRTDEGRKLRAIHQAKAAELKQKFRDAGLPVMESPSHIVPLLVGDPERCKALSDTLLFDFGIYVQPINYPTVPRGTERLRFTPSPVHDAAMMDELVEAILAVWKQLGLDKAA, from the coding sequence ATGAAACACCTGAAGGCCTTTGAAGACGCCCTCGGCAACATCCATTCTGAGGGACGTTACAGGGTCTTTATTGACCTTCAGCGCCACAAGGGACGTTTCCCGAAAGCCACGGCGCGCTTCGAAGATGGCGAGCGCGAAGTGACGATCTGGTGTTCCAACGATTATCTCGGCATGGGTCAGGATGACCACGTCATCAATTCCATGCATGAGGCGATCGACAGCTTCGGTGCCGGGTCTGGCGGCACGCGCAATATTTCCGGCACGACGCGGTATCACGTCGATCTTGAGCGCGAACTGGCCGATCTTCACGAAAAGGAATCGGCGCTGCTGTTCACGTCCGGCTATGTCTCCAATGATGCGACGCTGTCGACGCTCGGCAAGATCATGAAAGACCTGATCATCTATTCCGATCAGCTCAATCATGCCTCCATGATCGAAGGGATCCGCCGGTCGGGTGCCGATTACCGGGTGTTCCGCCACAATGATGTGGATCATCTACGGTCCCTGCTCGAAAATGACGATGCGGACCGCCCGAAAGTCATCGCCTTTGAAAGCGTCTATTCCATGGACGGCGATTTCGGCCGCATGGAAGAGATCTGCGATCTGGCTGACGAGTTCAACGCACTGACCTATCTGGACGAGGTGCATGCCGTCGGCATGTACGGGCAGGAAGGGGCCGGGGTTGCCCAGATGCTCGGTCTGGCTGACCGCATCGACATCGTCGAAGGGACGCTTGGCAAGGCGTTCGGTGTGATGGGCGGCTATATTGCGTCCAAGGCAACCGTCATCGATGCGATCCGCTCCATGGCGTCCGGCTTCATCTTCAGCACGTCGACATGCCCGGTTATGGCCGCTGGCGCGCTGGCGAGCATTCAGAAGCTGCGTACTGATGAGGGGCGCAAGCTGCGCGCCATTCATCAGGCAAAAGCTGCTGAGCTGAAGCAAAAGTTCCGGGATGCCGGCCTGCCGGTCATGGAATCGCCCTCACACATCGTGCCGCTGCTGGTGGGTGATCCGGAACGCTGCAAGGCCCTGTCCGACACGCTGCTGTTCGACTTCGGCATTTACGTTCAGCCGATCAACTATCCGACCGTGCCGCGCGGTACGGAACGCCTGCGTTTCACGCCAAGCCCGGTGCACGATGCGGCGATGATGGATGAACTGGTCGAAGCCATCCTGGCCGTCTGGAAACAGCTCGGCCTCGACAAGGCGGCCTGA
- a CDS encoding epoxide hydrolase, which yields MSQVRPFNVSISDAKLALIRERVAAYRWFPAPENEQGFAYGMSTPVLQDLCKYWLNDYDWRAQEDVLNEYPHFKADVGGMEIHFVHAVGEAEGKRPLLVTHGWPGSFFEFWDTIEPLAFPSRHGGDPADAFDLVIPSLPGYAFSEKPASPLGQRATAALWDELMRDVLGYKTYLAQGGDWGSLVTSWLGKNHGTHDKKGGCKAIHLNMIGLRPTPPTPATEEEGEWLTHMQGAMQAEGAYFMEQSTKPQTLAMALMDSPVGTAAWILEKFHGWSDLRDGDLYSVYTRDQLLTNVMLYLVNDAIATSVWFYNAFFQEGGGQLPEGERCETPTGFANFPGEKVYTAPPKSWVERAYNLVHWRDMPKGGHFAAMEKPTLFVDEIRAWASALD from the coding sequence ATGAGCCAGGTACGCCCTTTCAACGTTTCGATTTCCGACGCCAAACTTGCCCTGATCCGCGAGCGCGTAGCTGCTTACAGATGGTTCCCGGCACCGGAAAATGAGCAGGGATTTGCCTATGGCATGTCGACACCTGTGCTGCAGGATCTCTGCAAATACTGGCTGAACGACTATGACTGGCGCGCGCAGGAAGACGTGCTGAATGAATACCCGCATTTCAAGGCCGATGTCGGCGGGATGGAGATCCATTTCGTGCATGCGGTGGGTGAAGCTGAAGGCAAACGGCCACTCCTGGTGACGCACGGATGGCCCGGCTCGTTTTTTGAGTTCTGGGACACTATCGAGCCGCTCGCTTTCCCGTCCCGCCACGGCGGCGATCCCGCAGATGCCTTCGATCTCGTGATCCCCAGTCTGCCAGGATATGCGTTTTCGGAAAAGCCGGCCTCGCCTTTGGGCCAGCGTGCGACCGCAGCCCTCTGGGATGAGTTGATGCGGGATGTGCTGGGTTACAAGACCTACCTTGCTCAGGGCGGTGACTGGGGCAGTCTTGTTACATCCTGGCTTGGCAAGAACCATGGCACGCACGACAAGAAAGGCGGCTGCAAGGCCATCCACCTCAACATGATTGGACTGCGCCCAACACCACCTACTCCGGCCACGGAGGAAGAGGGTGAGTGGCTGACTCATATGCAGGGCGCCATGCAGGCAGAAGGCGCCTACTTCATGGAACAGTCGACCAAGCCCCAGACGCTTGCCATGGCCCTGATGGACTCGCCAGTGGGCACGGCCGCCTGGATTCTGGAAAAGTTTCATGGCTGGTCAGACCTGCGGGACGGAGACCTATACTCCGTCTACACACGAGATCAGCTGCTGACGAATGTCATGCTGTACCTGGTCAATGATGCCATCGCGACCAGTGTCTGGTTCTACAATGCCTTTTTCCAGGAAGGCGGCGGGCAGCTGCCGGAAGGCGAACGCTGCGAAACGCCGACGGGCTTTGCAAATTTTCCCGGAGAAAAAGTCTATACCGCTCCGCCGAAAAGCTGGGTCGAGCGGGCCTACAATCTTGTGCACTGGCGGGACATGCCGAAAGGCGGCCATTTCGCCGCGATGGAAAAGCCTACGCTGTTCGTTGATGAAATCAGGGCCTGGGCCAGCGCGCTGGATTAG
- a CDS encoding MucR family transcriptional regulator gives MGEPKQVDVLGMTTGIVSSFVSNNTVPASDLPELIRSVHDAISTLSEGESASDETLAPAVPVSQSITPDFLICLEDGRKLKMLRRYLRSRYSMTPEEYRERWNLPADYPMVAPNYAKLRSKHAKNIGLGKKKK, from the coding sequence ATGGGTGAACCGAAACAGGTTGACGTGCTGGGCATGACGACAGGCATCGTCTCGTCCTTCGTTTCAAACAATACAGTTCCGGCGTCGGATCTCCCTGAGCTGATCCGGTCGGTTCACGATGCCATTTCCACCCTTTCCGAAGGCGAATCTGCGAGTGACGAGACTCTGGCGCCCGCGGTGCCCGTGTCACAATCCATTACACCGGACTTCCTGATCTGCCTTGAAGATGGACGGAAATTGAAAATGCTCCGCCGATATCTGCGGTCGCGCTATTCCATGACGCCGGAAGAGTACAGGGAGCGCTGGAACCTTCCAGCCGACTATCCGATGGTTGCGCCGAACTATGCAAAACTGCGCTCGAAGCATGCCAAGAACATCGGCCTGGGCAAGAAAAAGAAATAG